One region of Lactobacillus johnsonii genomic DNA includes:
- a CDS encoding phosphocarrier protein HPr, whose product MEKREFHIIAETGIHARPATLLVQAASKFNSDINLEYNGKSVNLKSIMGVMSLGVGQGADVTITADGDDAKEAIEAIADTMKKEGLAE is encoded by the coding sequence ATGGAAAAACGCGAATTTCATATTATTGCTGAAACTGGTATTCATGCTCGTCCAGCTACTTTGTTGGTACAAGCTGCTTCTAAGTTTAACTCAGATATTAACTTGGAATACAACGGTAAATCAGTAAACTTGAAGTCAATCATGGGTGTTATGTCTTTAGGTGTTGGCCAAGGTGCAGATGTAACTATTACTGCTGATGGTGACGATGCTAAAGAAGCAATTGAAGCTATTGCTGACACTATGAAAAAGGAAGGTTTAGCTGAATAA
- the ptsP gene encoding phosphoenolpyruvate--protein phosphotransferase, which translates to MSKTLKGIAASDGIAVAPAYLLVEPDLSFSKTSVSDVDAEVARFKKVVEESTKELEKVRDKAKESLGAEEAQVFDAHLLFLSDPEFTGAIETEIKDQKINAEAALDETAQKFITIFEGMTDNAYMQERAADVRDVSKRLMAHLLGKKLPDPAAIDHEVVVVAYDLTPSDTAQLNKKYVKGFVTDVGGRTAHSAIMARSLEIPAVVGTETITKDVKDGDMLIADGLDGDAIINPTDAQIEEYTKKGEAFAKQKEEWKKLKNEPSVTANGKKFIIAANIGTPNDMKGVKENGAEAIGLYRTEFLYMDSKDFPSEEAQFDAYKKVIEDMDGKQTIIRTCDIGGDKHLDYWDLPEEMNPFLGVRAIRLSMQYKDIFRTQLRALLRASAYGPLGIMFPMIGTLAELREAKQILAEEKDKLAKEGVKIGDDLQVGMMIEVPAAAVLADQFAKEVDFFSIGTNDLIQYTMAADRGNDNVSYLYQPYNPSVLRLIKHTIDGAHENGIWCGMCGEAAGDDIMFPILLSMGLDEYSMSATSILRIRSLMKKINTEDIKELANKACFVSETADENKKLVEETMKKLNILD; encoded by the coding sequence ATGTCGAAAACTTTAAAGGGAATTGCAGCCAGCGATGGTATTGCAGTTGCACCAGCCTACCTTTTGGTAGAACCTGACCTTTCGTTTTCTAAAACCTCAGTTAGCGATGTTGATGCTGAAGTAGCTCGCTTTAAAAAAGTTGTTGAAGAATCAACTAAAGAACTTGAAAAAGTTCGTGATAAAGCTAAGGAAAGTTTAGGAGCAGAAGAAGCACAAGTTTTTGATGCTCACCTTCTATTCTTAAGTGACCCAGAATTTACTGGGGCCATTGAAACAGAAATCAAAGATCAAAAAATTAATGCTGAAGCTGCATTAGATGAAACTGCTCAAAAATTCATTACTATTTTTGAAGGTATGACTGACAATGCATATATGCAAGAACGTGCAGCTGACGTACGCGATGTTTCAAAGCGTCTTATGGCACATCTTCTTGGTAAAAAATTGCCAGATCCTGCAGCTATTGACCATGAAGTTGTAGTAGTAGCCTATGATTTAACACCAAGTGATACAGCTCAACTTAACAAGAAGTACGTTAAGGGATTTGTAACTGATGTTGGTGGTAGAACTGCTCACTCAGCAATCATGGCTCGTTCATTGGAAATTCCAGCTGTTGTTGGTACTGAAACGATTACTAAAGATGTTAAAGATGGCGATATGCTTATTGCCGATGGTTTAGACGGCGATGCTATCATTAATCCAACTGATGCTCAAATCGAAGAATACACTAAGAAAGGTGAAGCCTTCGCTAAGCAAAAGGAAGAATGGAAGAAGCTAAAGAATGAACCATCTGTAACTGCAAATGGTAAGAAGTTCATTATCGCTGCTAATATCGGTACTCCTAATGATATGAAGGGTGTAAAAGAAAACGGTGCTGAAGCAATTGGTTTGTACAGAACTGAATTCTTATACATGGATTCAAAAGACTTCCCATCCGAAGAAGCTCAATTTGATGCTTACAAGAAAGTTATCGAAGACATGGATGGTAAGCAAACTATCATTAGAACTTGTGATATTGGTGGAGACAAGCACTTAGATTACTGGGATCTTCCAGAAGAAATGAACCCATTCTTAGGTGTTCGTGCTATTCGTCTTTCAATGCAATACAAGGATATCTTTAGAACCCAATTAAGAGCTTTACTTCGTGCCTCTGCATATGGTCCATTAGGAATTATGTTCCCAATGATTGGTACTTTGGCAGAATTACGTGAAGCAAAGCAAATCTTAGCTGAAGAAAAAGATAAACTTGCCAAAGAAGGCGTTAAGATCGGTGACGACTTACAAGTTGGTATGATGATCGAAGTTCCAGCTGCTGCTGTATTAGCTGATCAATTTGCTAAAGAAGTTGATTTCTTCTCAATTGGAACTAACGACTTAATCCAATATACTATGGCTGCTGATCGTGGTAATGATAACGTTTCTTATCTTTACCAACCATACAACCCATCTGTTTTACGTTTGATTAAGCACACTATTGATGGTGCTCATGAAAACGGTATTTGGTGTGGTATGTGTGGTGAAGCTGCCGGTGATGACATTATGTTCCCAATCCTTTTGTCAATGGGACTTGATGAATACTCAATGAGTGCAACTTCAATCTTACGTATCAGAAGTTTGATGAAGAAGATCAATACTGAAGATATTAAAGAATTAGCAAATAAAGCTTGTTTTGTTTCAGAAACTGCTGATGAAAACAAGAAATTAGTTGAAGAAACTATGAAGAAACTTAATATTCTTGATTAG
- a CDS encoding DUF1827 family protein — protein MHLIDVTNSYRDLVQRQLAATNSQFVKVYSLGNTTVVYSETADKIEIVMENHKRPIRQDEVEFVIKRLIHEDRIYDITVDKSRKIISITCDR, from the coding sequence ATGCATTTAATTGATGTTACAAATAGCTACCGTGATTTAGTCCAAAGACAATTAGCAGCTACTAATAGTCAATTCGTAAAAGTTTACTCTTTAGGTAATACCACAGTAGTATACAGCGAAACAGCTGATAAAATTGAAATCGTTATGGAAAATCATAAACGTCCTATTAGACAAGATGAAGTAGAATTTGTTATTAAGCGTCTAATTCATGAAGATCGAATTTATGATATAACAGTTGATAAAAGTAGAAAAATCATTTCTATCACTTGTGATCGTTAA
- a CDS encoding ATP-dependent Clp protease ATP-binding subunit has translation MLCDNCHERPASIHLYTNVNGQDREISLCQQCYQELKNQQGQNNSMNNNAFFGDFDDLFNALNNNNNEQNNPQGRDPRMQMGGGRRGGNNGGQKSLLDQYGTDLTDLAKKGKIDPVIGRDKEIARVIEILNRRTKNNPVLIGEAGVGKTAVVEGLAQQIVDGSVPAKLQDKRIISLNMVSMVQGTGIRGQFEQRMQQLIKELEQNDNIILFIDEIHELVGAGNAEGGMDAGNIIKPALARGDFQLIGATTIKEYRNIEKDSALARRFQPVEVKEPTTEETIKILQGIRKRYEDYHHVHYTDESIQAAVDLSSRYIQDRFLPDKAIDLLDEAGSRMNLTIPYVDSEKIKERLDAAESLKQDALKNEDYEKAAYYRDQIEKYEKLKDQKVDPDQTPKITEKIMNKIVEEKTNIPVGDLQKQEETQLKNLATDLKDNVIGQNKAVETVARAIRRNRVGFNKSGRPIGSFLFVGPTGVGKTELAKQLAKQIFGTEDAMIRFDMSEYMEQYSVSKLIGSAPGYVGYEEAGQLTERVRHNPYSLILFDEIEKAHPDVLHLFLQILDDGRLTDSQGRTVSFKDTIIIMTSNAGQGIKEASVGFAAENSHQEQFKNSLGQYFKPEFLNRLDDIVEFNALDKKDLIKIVDLMLANTNDMVKDQGLHIDVTSEAKDLLVEKGYDPSMGARPLRRTIQEEIEDKVADYKLDNPAAKELKADVVDGEIVISEN, from the coding sequence ATGCTATGCGATAACTGTCATGAACGTCCTGCTTCCATTCATCTTTATACAAATGTTAATGGGCAAGATCGTGAAATTTCATTATGTCAACAATGTTATCAAGAATTGAAAAATCAACAAGGACAAAATAATAGTATGAATAATAATGCATTTTTTGGCGATTTTGATGATTTATTCAACGCCTTAAATAATAACAACAATGAACAAAATAATCCTCAAGGCCGTGATCCACGTATGCAAATGGGTGGTGGCCGTCGAGGTGGAAATAATGGTGGTCAAAAATCTCTACTCGACCAGTATGGTACGGATTTAACCGACTTAGCAAAAAAGGGTAAAATTGATCCAGTTATTGGTCGTGATAAAGAAATTGCTCGCGTTATTGAAATTTTAAACAGACGGACTAAAAATAACCCTGTTCTTATCGGAGAAGCCGGTGTTGGTAAAACCGCTGTTGTTGAAGGCTTAGCACAACAAATTGTCGATGGTTCAGTTCCAGCTAAACTTCAAGACAAGAGAATCATTTCTTTAAATATGGTATCAATGGTTCAAGGGACGGGAATTCGCGGTCAATTTGAACAAAGAATGCAACAATTAATCAAAGAATTAGAACAAAACGATAATATTATCCTATTTATCGACGAAATTCATGAATTAGTTGGTGCCGGTAATGCTGAAGGTGGTATGGATGCTGGTAACATTATTAAACCAGCCTTAGCTCGTGGAGATTTCCAATTAATTGGTGCTACTACTATTAAGGAATATCGAAACATCGAAAAGGATTCTGCCCTTGCTCGTAGATTCCAACCAGTAGAGGTTAAAGAACCTACAACTGAAGAAACAATTAAGATTTTACAAGGCATTCGTAAGCGTTACGAAGATTACCACCATGTTCACTATACTGATGAATCTATACAAGCTGCCGTAGATCTTTCTTCACGCTACATTCAAGATCGTTTCTTACCTGATAAAGCCATCGATCTTTTAGACGAAGCTGGTTCAAGAATGAATCTCACTATTCCTTATGTTGATAGTGAAAAAATCAAAGAAAGACTGGATGCTGCTGAAAGCTTAAAGCAAGATGCTTTAAAAAATGAGGATTACGAAAAAGCTGCCTACTATCGTGATCAAATTGAAAAGTATGAAAAATTAAAAGATCAGAAAGTAGATCCTGATCAAACACCTAAAATCACCGAAAAGATCATGAATAAGATCGTTGAGGAGAAAACTAATATTCCTGTTGGTGACTTACAAAAACAAGAAGAAACTCAATTAAAGAATTTAGCTACTGACCTTAAAGATAATGTAATTGGTCAAAACAAAGCCGTTGAAACTGTTGCTCGTGCAATAAGACGAAATCGAGTTGGATTTAACAAATCTGGTCGTCCAATCGGCTCATTCTTATTTGTAGGACCTACTGGTGTAGGTAAAACAGAATTAGCTAAACAATTAGCTAAGCAAATCTTTGGTACAGAAGATGCAATGATTCGGTTCGATATGAGTGAATATATGGAACAATATTCCGTATCTAAGCTCATCGGATCTGCACCAGGTTATGTAGGTTATGAAGAAGCTGGTCAATTAACAGAAAGAGTACGCCATAATCCATATAGCCTAATTTTATTTGACGAAATTGAAAAAGCTCATCCTGATGTACTCCACCTATTCTTGCAAATTCTCGATGATGGTCGCTTAACTGATTCGCAAGGTCGCACAGTTTCATTTAAAGATACCATTATCATCATGACTTCTAATGCTGGTCAAGGAATCAAAGAAGCTAGCGTAGGTTTTGCAGCTGAAAACAGTCATCAAGAACAATTTAAGAATAGCTTAGGTCAATACTTTAAACCTGAATTCTTAAATAGACTTGATGATATAGTTGAATTTAATGCACTTGATAAGAAAGACTTAATCAAGATTGTTGATTTAATGCTTGCAAATACCAATGATATGGTAAAAGATCAAGGCCTACATATTGATGTTACATCTGAAGCAAAAGACCTTCTTGTCGAAAAAGGTTATGATCCTTCTATGGGTGCTCGTCCACTTCGTCGTACAATCCAAGAAGAAATTGAAGATAAGGTAGCCGATTATAAATTAGATAATCCAGCTGCCAAAGAATTAAAAGCTGATGTAGTTGACGGTGAAATAGTAATTAGTGAAAATTAA